A window from Camelus dromedarius isolate mCamDro1 chromosome 9, mCamDro1.pat, whole genome shotgun sequence encodes these proteins:
- the ZNF428 gene encoding zinc finger protein 428, with amino-acid sequence MTETREPAETGGYASLEEDDEDLSPGPEHSSDSEYTLSEPDSEEEEDEEEEEEETTDDPEYDPGYKVKQRLGGGRGGPSRRAPRAAQLPGPPAQPCQLCGRSPLGEAPPGTPPCRLCCPATAPQDAPAPESRALGEEEEEPPRAGEGQPAGREEEEEEEEEEGTYHCTECEDSFDNLGELHGHFMLHARGEV; translated from the exons atGACAGAGACCCGTGAGCCAGCTGAGACTGGAGGCTATGCCAGCTTGGAAGAAGATGATGAGGACCTCTCTCCAG GCCCAGAGCATTCCTCTGACTCCGAATACACTCTCTCAGAGCCAGACTCcgaagaggaagaagatgaggaggaggaggaggaggagaccacTGACGATCCTGAATATGACCCCGGCTACAAGGTGAAGCAGCGCCTgggcgggggccgggggggcCCGTCCCGCCGGGCCCCCCGTGCCGCGCAGCTCCCGggccccccagcccagccctgccagctcTGTGGCCGCTCACCCCTTGGGGAAGCCCCCCCAGGCACCCCACCTTGCCGGCTCTGCTGCCCTGCTACAGCCCCTCAGGATGCGCCAGCCCCTGAAAGCAGGGCccttggggaggaagaggaggagccacCTCGGGCTGGGGAGGGCCAACCAgccgggagggaggaggaggaggaggaagaggaggaggagggcacttACCACTGTACGGAGTGCGAGGATTCCTTCGACAACCTCGGGGAGCTGCATGGGCACTTCATGCTGCATGCCCGGGGTGAGGTGTAG
- the ZNF576 gene encoding zinc finger protein 576 isoform X2, whose amino-acid sequence MEQQDSSKERSLQSPEGDICHLGALQCTRCLITFADSKFQERHMKREHPADFVAQKLQGVLFICFTCARSFPSSKALIAHQRSHGPAARPSQSAAPTTTQPTFPCPDCGKTFGQAASLRRHRQVHEARASPGPFACTECGQDFTQEAGLHQHYIRHARGEL is encoded by the exons ATGGAGCAGCAGGATTCGTCCAAGGAAAGAAGTCTCCAAAGTCCAGAAGGCGATATCT GCCACCTGGGGGCCCTGCAGTGCACCCGCTGCCTCATCACCTTCGCCGATTCCAAGTTCCAGGAGCGTCACATGAAGCGGGAGCACCCAGCGGACTTCGTGGCCCAGAAGCTGCAGGGGGTCCTCTTCATCTGCTTCACCTGCGCCcgctctttcccctcctccaaggCCCTGATCGCCCACCAGCGCAGCCACGGTCCAGCAGCCAGACCCTCCCAGTCAGCTGCACCCACCACCACCCAGCCCACCTTCCCCTGTCCTGACTGTGGCAAGACCTTTGGGCAGGCTGCTTCTCTGAGGCGGCACCGCCAGGTGCACGAGGCCCGTGCCTCCCCGGGCCCCTTCGCCTGCACTGAGTGTGGTCAGGACTTTACCCAGGAAGCAGGGCTGCATCAACACTACATCCGGCATGCCCGGGGGGAGCTCTGA
- the ZNF576 gene encoding zinc finger protein 576 isoform X1 → MSPGKRQAKAGVPVTTEDPHPKETMEQQDSSKERSLQSPEGDICHLGALQCTRCLITFADSKFQERHMKREHPADFVAQKLQGVLFICFTCARSFPSSKALIAHQRSHGPAARPSQSAAPTTTQPTFPCPDCGKTFGQAASLRRHRQVHEARASPGPFACTECGQDFTQEAGLHQHYIRHARGEL, encoded by the exons ATGTCTCCTGGGAAGAGGCAGGCTAAAGC AGGTGTCCCAGTCACCACGGAGGACCCGCACCCCAAAGAGACCATGGAGCAGCAGGATTCGTCCAAGGAAAGAAGTCTCCAAAGTCCAGAAGGCGATATCT GCCACCTGGGGGCCCTGCAGTGCACCCGCTGCCTCATCACCTTCGCCGATTCCAAGTTCCAGGAGCGTCACATGAAGCGGGAGCACCCAGCGGACTTCGTGGCCCAGAAGCTGCAGGGGGTCCTCTTCATCTGCTTCACCTGCGCCcgctctttcccctcctccaaggCCCTGATCGCCCACCAGCGCAGCCACGGTCCAGCAGCCAGACCCTCCCAGTCAGCTGCACCCACCACCACCCAGCCCACCTTCCCCTGTCCTGACTGTGGCAAGACCTTTGGGCAGGCTGCTTCTCTGAGGCGGCACCGCCAGGTGCACGAGGCCCGTGCCTCCCCGGGCCCCTTCGCCTGCACTGAGTGTGGTCAGGACTTTACCCAGGAAGCAGGGCTGCATCAACACTACATCCGGCATGCCCGGGGGGAGCTCTGA
- the CADM4 gene encoding cell adhesion molecule 4 isoform X1, translating to MLQSCAGRSQGAGSQGPRLLPACDPVLLWAPWSPLHSASVNDGAGQEVQTENVTVAEGGVAEITCRLHQYDGSIVVIQNPARQTLFFNGTRALKDERFQLEEFSPRRVRIRLSDARLEDEGGYFCQLYTEDTHHQIATLTVLVAPENPVVEVREQAVEGGEVELSCLVPRSRPAAVLRWYRDRKELKGVTSGQESGKVWSVASTVRFRVDRKDDGGIVICEAQNQALPAGHSKQTQYVLDVQYSPTARIHASQAVVREGDTLVLTCAVTGNPRPNQIRWNRGNESLPERAEAVGETLTLPGLVSADNGTYTCEASNKHGHARALYVLVVYDPGAVVEAQTSVPYAIVGGILALLVFLIICVLVGMVWCSVRQKGSYLTHEASGLDEQGEAREAFLNGSDGHKRKEEFFI from the exons ATGCTACAATCCTGTGCAGGCAGGTCGCAGGGGGCAGGCAGTCAGGGccccaggctccttccagctTGTGATCCTGTGCTCCTCTGGGCTCCTTGGAGTCCCCTACATTCAGCCAGCGTGAATGACG GGGCAGGACAGGAAGTACAGACAGAGAATGTGACAGTGGCTGAGGGTGGGGTGGCCGAGATAACCTGCCGTCTACACCAGTATGATGGATCCATAGTTGTCATTCAGAACCCAGCCCGACAGACCCTCTTCTTCAATGGTACCCGTG CCCTGAAGGACGAGCGTTTCCAGCTTGAGGAGTTCTCCCCGCGCCGGGTACGGATCCGGCTCTCAGATGCGCGCCTGGAGGATGAAGGGGGCTACTTCTGCCAGCTCTACACGGAGGATACCCACCACCAGATTGCCACGCTCACTGTACTGG TGGCCCCCGAGAATCCGGTAGTGGAGGTCCGGGAACAGGCGGTGGAGGGCGGCGAGGTGGAGCTCAGCTGCCTCGTTCCACGGTCCCGCCCGGCCGCGGTCCTGCGCTGGTACCGGGACCGCAAGGAACTGAAAG GGGTGACTAGCGGCCAGGAAAGTGGCAAGGTCTGGAGCGTGGCGAGCACAGTGCGGTTTCGTGTGGACCGCAAGGACGACGGCGGTATCGTTATCTGCGAGGCGCAGAACCAGGCGCTGCCTGCCGGACACAGCAAGCAGACGCAGTATGTGCTGGACGTGCAGT ACTCCCCCACCGCCCGGATTCATGCCTCCCAAGCTGTGGTGAGGGAGGGAGACACGCTAGTGCTGACGTGCGCTGTTACGGGGAACCCCAG GCCAAACCAGATCCGCTGGAACCGCGGTAATGAGTCTTTGCCGGAGCGGGCCGAGGCAGTCGGGGAGACGCTTACGCTGCCCGGCCTGGTATCCGCAGATAATGGCACCTATACATGCGAGGCGTCAAACAAGCACGGCCACGCGAGGGCGCTCTATGTGCTCGTGGTCTACG ATCCCGGTGCTGTGGTAGAGGCTCAGACGTCGGTGCCCTACGCCATTGTAGGAGGCATCCTGGCGCTGCTGGTGTTTCTGATCATATGTGTGCTGGTGGGCATGGTCTGGTGCTCAGTACGGCAGAAGG GCTCCTATCTGACCCATGAGGCCAGTGGCCTGGATGAGCAGGGAGAAGCAAGAGAAGCCTTTCTCAATGGCAGCGATGGACACAAGAGGAAAGAAGAATTCTTCATctga
- the CADM4 gene encoding cell adhesion molecule 4 isoform X2, which translates to MGRARRFQWPLLLLWAAAAGPGAGQEVQTENVTVAEGGVAEITCRLHQYDGSIVVIQNPARQTLFFNGTRALKDERFQLEEFSPRRVRIRLSDARLEDEGGYFCQLYTEDTHHQIATLTVLVAPENPVVEVREQAVEGGEVELSCLVPRSRPAAVLRWYRDRKELKGVTSGQESGKVWSVASTVRFRVDRKDDGGIVICEAQNQALPAGHSKQTQYVLDVQYSPTARIHASQAVVREGDTLVLTCAVTGNPRPNQIRWNRGNESLPERAEAVGETLTLPGLVSADNGTYTCEASNKHGHARALYVLVVYDPGAVVEAQTSVPYAIVGGILALLVFLIICVLVGMVWCSVRQKGSYLTHEASGLDEQGEAREAFLNGSDGHKRKEEFFI; encoded by the exons aTGGGCCGGGCCCGGCGCTTCCAGTggccgctgctgctgctgtgggcGGCCGCGGCGGGGCCAG GGGCAGGACAGGAAGTACAGACAGAGAATGTGACAGTGGCTGAGGGTGGGGTGGCCGAGATAACCTGCCGTCTACACCAGTATGATGGATCCATAGTTGTCATTCAGAACCCAGCCCGACAGACCCTCTTCTTCAATGGTACCCGTG CCCTGAAGGACGAGCGTTTCCAGCTTGAGGAGTTCTCCCCGCGCCGGGTACGGATCCGGCTCTCAGATGCGCGCCTGGAGGATGAAGGGGGCTACTTCTGCCAGCTCTACACGGAGGATACCCACCACCAGATTGCCACGCTCACTGTACTGG TGGCCCCCGAGAATCCGGTAGTGGAGGTCCGGGAACAGGCGGTGGAGGGCGGCGAGGTGGAGCTCAGCTGCCTCGTTCCACGGTCCCGCCCGGCCGCGGTCCTGCGCTGGTACCGGGACCGCAAGGAACTGAAAG GGGTGACTAGCGGCCAGGAAAGTGGCAAGGTCTGGAGCGTGGCGAGCACAGTGCGGTTTCGTGTGGACCGCAAGGACGACGGCGGTATCGTTATCTGCGAGGCGCAGAACCAGGCGCTGCCTGCCGGACACAGCAAGCAGACGCAGTATGTGCTGGACGTGCAGT ACTCCCCCACCGCCCGGATTCATGCCTCCCAAGCTGTGGTGAGGGAGGGAGACACGCTAGTGCTGACGTGCGCTGTTACGGGGAACCCCAG GCCAAACCAGATCCGCTGGAACCGCGGTAATGAGTCTTTGCCGGAGCGGGCCGAGGCAGTCGGGGAGACGCTTACGCTGCCCGGCCTGGTATCCGCAGATAATGGCACCTATACATGCGAGGCGTCAAACAAGCACGGCCACGCGAGGGCGCTCTATGTGCTCGTGGTCTACG ATCCCGGTGCTGTGGTAGAGGCTCAGACGTCGGTGCCCTACGCCATTGTAGGAGGCATCCTGGCGCTGCTGGTGTTTCTGATCATATGTGTGCTGGTGGGCATGGTCTGGTGCTCAGTACGGCAGAAGG GCTCCTATCTGACCCATGAGGCCAGTGGCCTGGATGAGCAGGGAGAAGCAAGAGAAGCCTTTCTCAATGGCAGCGATGGACACAAGAGGAAAGAAGAATTCTTCATctga